In one Corallococcus sp. EGB genomic region, the following are encoded:
- a CDS encoding amylo-alpha-1,6-glucosidase: MTNGRGGYASGTVVGCNTRRYHGLFIPTLEKLGRTVLMARLEEAALVDGGRYRLTSEEHADGGTMEDGARHLRHFHLEGLIPVWEYAVGRARLRRRFVMVHGEDTVFIEWTHLSGPEVTLNLRPFPVLRPHDGPLLKAVPEPIVTLRGPLLELRNGEDGPRQRMLLYSDRPTPYVSLAETSQPQHLRIEKARGYDFTEVQHSPGYFTATLKPGGALYFGLTTGPAGHLMERKPSEVFERELLRQQRLLEQAPVHGRTGVPARLVLAADQFIIEPPRPADAVRARSMGLDARSVIAGYPWFTDWGRDTMISLDGLTLATGRYREAAAILRTFQHNVRDGLIPNYFPDGANEGVYHTADATLWFFHAVDRYLEETGDEALLRDLFPTLQDIVAHHMKGTRFNIGVDPADGLLRQGQEGYQLTWMDAKVDGWVVTPRRGKAVEINALWFNALRLMAGWAERLGQDSGPYRASAEQAQGSFNQRFWNEAGGCLYDIVDGEDGREDAHVRPNQVFAISLKHPVLQRDKWAKVLEVVKRELVTPVGLRSLAPGSKDYKPRYDGDLRARDAAYHQGTVWGWLMGHYVDATLKVSPDLKAARALLSGMEDHLSHACIGQISEIFDATEPYRPRGCFAQAWSVAEALRLFSKTNVG, translated from the coding sequence ATGACCAACGGCCGAGGGGGCTACGCCTCCGGCACGGTGGTGGGCTGCAACACGCGCCGCTACCACGGGCTGTTCATCCCCACGCTGGAGAAGCTGGGCCGCACGGTGCTGATGGCGAGGTTGGAGGAGGCGGCGCTGGTTGACGGAGGGCGCTACCGGCTCACGTCCGAGGAGCACGCGGACGGCGGCACGATGGAGGACGGAGCCAGGCACCTGCGCCACTTCCACCTGGAGGGGCTGATCCCCGTCTGGGAGTACGCGGTGGGCCGTGCGCGCCTGCGACGGCGCTTCGTGATGGTGCACGGCGAAGACACGGTGTTCATCGAGTGGACGCACCTGTCCGGCCCGGAGGTGACGCTGAACCTGAGGCCGTTCCCGGTGCTGCGTCCGCACGACGGACCGCTGCTGAAGGCCGTGCCCGAGCCCATCGTCACGCTGCGCGGACCATTGCTGGAGCTGCGCAATGGCGAGGACGGTCCCCGTCAGAGGATGCTGCTGTATTCGGACAGGCCCACGCCGTACGTCAGCCTGGCGGAGACGTCCCAGCCACAGCACCTGCGGATAGAGAAGGCGCGCGGCTATGACTTCACGGAGGTACAGCACTCGCCGGGCTACTTCACGGCGACGCTGAAGCCGGGAGGGGCGCTCTACTTCGGGCTCACGACGGGACCCGCGGGCCACTTGATGGAGCGCAAGCCCTCGGAGGTCTTCGAGCGGGAGTTGCTGCGGCAGCAACGTCTGCTGGAGCAGGCGCCGGTGCATGGGCGCACGGGCGTCCCAGCACGTCTGGTCCTGGCGGCGGATCAATTCATCATCGAGCCGCCAAGGCCGGCGGACGCCGTGAGGGCACGGTCAATGGGCCTGGACGCGAGGAGCGTCATCGCGGGCTACCCCTGGTTCACGGACTGGGGCCGGGACACGATGATCAGCCTGGACGGACTGACGCTGGCCACGGGGCGCTACCGCGAGGCGGCGGCCATCCTGCGCACGTTCCAGCACAACGTGCGGGACGGGCTGATTCCGAACTACTTCCCGGACGGAGCGAACGAGGGCGTCTACCACACGGCGGACGCGACGCTCTGGTTCTTCCACGCGGTGGACCGCTACCTGGAGGAGACGGGAGACGAAGCGCTGCTGCGCGACCTGTTCCCGACGCTGCAAGACATCGTGGCGCACCACATGAAGGGCACGCGCTTCAACATCGGCGTGGATCCGGCGGACGGGCTCCTGCGGCAGGGGCAGGAGGGCTACCAGCTCACCTGGATGGACGCGAAGGTGGACGGCTGGGTGGTGACGCCCCGCCGGGGCAAGGCGGTGGAGATCAACGCGCTGTGGTTCAACGCCCTGCGGCTGATGGCCGGTTGGGCGGAGCGGCTGGGGCAGGACTCGGGGCCTTACCGGGCCTCGGCGGAGCAGGCGCAGGGCAGCTTCAACCAGCGCTTCTGGAACGAAGCGGGAGGATGCCTCTACGACATCGTGGACGGAGAGGACGGCCGCGAGGACGCGCACGTGCGGCCCAACCAGGTCTTCGCCATCTCGCTGAAGCACCCGGTGCTTCAGCGCGACAAGTGGGCGAAGGTGCTGGAGGTGGTGAAGCGCGAGTTGGTGACACCGGTGGGCCTGCGCAGCCTGGCGCCAGGGAGCAAGGACTACAAACCCAGGTACGACGGCGACCTGCGAGCCCGCGACGCGGCCTACCACCAGGGCACGGTGTGGGGCTGGCTCATGGGTCACTACGTGGACGCGACGTTGAAGGTGTCCCCGGACCTGAAGGCCGCGAGGGCCCTCCTGTCTGGAATGGAGGACCACCTGTCGCACGCGTGCATTGGACAGATTTCGGAGATCTTCGACGCCACGGAGCCCTACCGCCCGCGCGGTTGCTTCGCCCAGGCCTGGAGCGTGGCGGAGGCGCTGCGGTTGTTCAGCAAGACGAACGTGGGGTGA
- a CDS encoding phosphatidylserine/phosphatidylglycerophosphate/cardiolipin synthase family protein, translated as MAIVKSSGISGRQHNLAEQVFSRAAGAPLVPSNDVRLLRDARENYPAWLRAIREAQCSILFENYIIEDDEVGRSFAEALCARARAGVQVRVLYDWLGCQGTASRRYWRDLRDAGVEVRSFNPFQFDRPLAWLGRNHRKTLTVDGEVGFVSGLCVSHKWVGDPAKGVAPWRDTGLEIRGPAVADLVRAFAQGWSTVGPPLDEEGCLSSRASLPMGDVALRVVAGVPWSAGLFRVDQLIASLARKRLWLTDAYFVGTATYVQALRAASRDGVDVRLLVPGSSDIPALRPLTQAGYRPLLEAGIRVYEWNGTMLHAKTAVADGTWARVGSSNLNPASWLGNSEIDVAVEDARFAQQMEAMYLQDLEHATEVVLSGRARRMNAAPPLPRAQRGAPGRRGSVSRAAAGAVRLGNTVGAAVTNHRELGRTESKVVFGAGVVPLALAGVALYWPHVVAVPAAIVGAWAGIALWSRALRLRRQEAQGTAQQPLPEQEVPPRSTGGEPRALPEANASHPPEAGRHSH; from the coding sequence GTGGCCATCGTGAAGTCGTCGGGCATCAGCGGCCGACAGCATAACCTCGCCGAGCAGGTGTTCTCCCGCGCCGCGGGCGCGCCGCTCGTGCCCTCCAACGACGTGCGCCTCCTGCGCGACGCGCGCGAGAACTACCCCGCGTGGCTGCGCGCCATCCGCGAGGCCCAATGCTCCATCCTCTTCGAGAACTACATCATCGAGGACGACGAGGTGGGCCGCTCCTTCGCGGAGGCCCTGTGCGCCCGCGCCCGCGCCGGCGTGCAGGTCCGCGTCCTCTATGACTGGCTGGGCTGCCAGGGCACCGCGTCCCGCCGCTACTGGCGCGACCTGCGCGACGCAGGCGTGGAGGTGCGCTCCTTCAATCCCTTCCAGTTCGACAGGCCCCTCGCGTGGCTGGGCCGCAACCACCGCAAGACGCTCACCGTCGACGGCGAGGTGGGCTTCGTCTCCGGCCTGTGCGTGAGCCACAAGTGGGTGGGCGACCCGGCGAAGGGCGTGGCTCCGTGGCGCGACACCGGCCTGGAGATTCGCGGCCCCGCGGTGGCGGACCTCGTGCGCGCCTTCGCCCAGGGGTGGAGCACCGTGGGCCCTCCCCTGGACGAGGAGGGCTGCCTGTCCTCCCGCGCCTCCCTGCCCATGGGCGACGTCGCCCTGCGCGTGGTGGCTGGCGTGCCGTGGAGCGCGGGCCTGTTCCGCGTGGATCAGCTCATCGCGTCGCTCGCGCGCAAGCGGCTGTGGCTCACCGACGCGTACTTCGTGGGCACCGCCACCTATGTGCAGGCGCTCCGGGCCGCGTCGCGCGACGGCGTGGATGTGCGGCTGCTCGTGCCTGGCAGCAGCGACATCCCCGCGCTGCGCCCGCTCACCCAGGCCGGCTACCGCCCCCTCCTGGAGGCCGGCATCCGCGTCTATGAATGGAACGGCACCATGCTCCACGCGAAGACGGCCGTGGCGGATGGAACCTGGGCGCGCGTCGGGTCGTCCAACCTCAACCCCGCGAGCTGGCTGGGCAACTCCGAAATCGACGTCGCCGTGGAGGACGCCCGCTTCGCCCAGCAGATGGAGGCCATGTACCTCCAGGACCTGGAACATGCGACCGAGGTCGTACTCAGCGGGCGGGCCCGGCGCATGAACGCCGCGCCTCCGTTGCCTCGCGCGCAGCGGGGGGCTCCTGGACGGCGGGGCAGCGTCAGCCGCGCGGCCGCGGGCGCGGTGCGCCTGGGCAACACCGTGGGCGCCGCCGTCACCAACCACCGTGAGCTGGGCCGCACCGAATCCAAGGTCGTCTTCGGCGCGGGCGTGGTGCCCCTGGCCCTGGCCGGCGTGGCGCTCTACTGGCCGCATGTCGTGGCCGTGCCGGCGGCGATCGTGGGCGCGTGGGCGGGCATCGCCCTGTGGAGCCGGGCCCTGCGCCTGCGCCGTCAGGAGGCCCAGGGCACCGCACAGCAACCGCTTCCGGAGCAGGAGGTGCCGCCGCGTTCCACGGGTGGGGAACCGCGAGCCCTGCCAGAGGCGAACGCTTCCCATCCTCCGGAAGCCGGGCGCCACTCGCACTGA
- a CDS encoding polysaccharide biosynthesis/export family protein, with protein MGMRRTGFWTVMGMLLLSGCAHQQALKVDNSDQPYRIGREDVLDVSVWRDQELSRTVPVRPDGFISIPMVGEVQAAGKTPTELAEMLKTGLQQYVQEPRVTVIVREVNSSRVFVTGEVAHPGAYPLRGRVSLLQAIALAGGFTDFANSDGIVVIRTDGKGGQIPVRYSDLVSASAENEGVILRPGDTVVVP; from the coding sequence ATGGGAATGCGGCGCACGGGGTTCTGGACGGTGATGGGGATGCTCCTCCTGTCGGGTTGTGCTCATCAGCAGGCGCTGAAGGTCGACAATTCGGATCAGCCGTACCGCATCGGGCGTGAGGACGTGCTCGACGTGAGCGTCTGGCGCGACCAGGAGCTGTCGCGCACGGTGCCGGTGCGCCCCGACGGCTTCATCTCCATTCCGATGGTGGGTGAGGTGCAGGCCGCGGGCAAGACGCCCACGGAGCTGGCGGAGATGCTCAAGACGGGCCTCCAGCAGTACGTGCAGGAGCCGCGCGTGACGGTCATCGTCCGCGAGGTCAACAGCAGCCGCGTCTTCGTGACGGGCGAGGTGGCCCACCCGGGCGCCTACCCGCTGCGCGGCCGCGTGTCGCTCCTGCAGGCCATCGCGCTGGCCGGCGGCTTCACGGACTTCGCCAACTCCGACGGCATCGTCGTCATCCGCACGGACGGCAAGGGCGGGCAGATCCCGGTGCGCTACAGCGACCTGGTCTCCGCCTCCGCCGAGAACGAAGGCGTCATCCTGCGGCCGGGTGACACCGTCGTCGTCCCGTGA